From a region of the Rhizobium bangladeshense genome:
- the nifE gene encoding nitrogenase iron-molybdenum cofactor biosynthesis protein NifE, giving the protein MSSPNANIKDAFHELASERSGGKGPKARRKNCARPMAPGTAVGGCAFDGAKVALQPITDVAHLIHGPLACEGNSWDNRGTASSGPTLWRTSFTTDLTEIDIVMGHSERKLFKAIREIKEGYAPAAIFVYSTCITAMIGDDIEVVCKRASDEFALPVVPVNAPGFLGSKNLGNKLAGEALLKHVIGTVEADEPSVCDINILGEFNLSGEFWLVKPLLDKLGIRVRACIPGDARYLHVASAHRSRAAMTVCSTAFVALARKMQERWDIPFFEGSFYGISGTSEALRRIADLLVRKGADPSLLRRTEILVAEEEEKVWKRLEAYRPRLEGKRVLLNTGGVKSWSVVHALMEIGMEIVGTSVKKSTLEDRERVKQTLKEENLLFESMSPRELFSLLLERKADIMLSGGRTQYIALKAKLPWLDINQERHHAYAGYEGMVQLARQIDLAIHNPMWPQVREPAPWEPALVV; this is encoded by the coding sequence ATGTCCTCGCCCAACGCCAACATCAAAGATGCCTTCCACGAGCTAGCGAGTGAAAGGAGCGGCGGCAAGGGTCCTAAGGCGCGCCGAAAGAATTGCGCGAGGCCAATGGCCCCGGGAACGGCTGTCGGCGGTTGCGCTTTCGACGGCGCCAAGGTCGCATTGCAGCCGATTACCGATGTCGCGCATCTGATTCACGGACCGCTCGCCTGCGAGGGAAATTCCTGGGACAACCGTGGCACTGCCTCGTCAGGTCCAACACTTTGGCGCACGAGCTTCACGACTGATCTTACGGAAATCGACATCGTAATGGGCCACAGTGAACGGAAGCTCTTTAAAGCAATCCGGGAAATTAAGGAGGGGTATGCGCCCGCGGCAATCTTCGTCTATTCAACCTGCATAACGGCTATGATCGGCGACGACATCGAGGTTGTTTGCAAGCGAGCGTCGGACGAATTTGCGTTACCAGTGGTGCCGGTCAATGCGCCAGGCTTCCTCGGATCTAAGAACCTCGGCAACAAGCTAGCGGGCGAGGCGCTACTAAAGCATGTCATTGGTACCGTGGAGGCCGATGAACCAAGCGTTTGCGATATCAACATACTCGGCGAATTTAACCTCTCGGGTGAGTTCTGGCTGGTGAAGCCGCTCTTGGATAAGCTCGGCATCCGCGTCCGCGCCTGTATCCCGGGAGACGCGCGATACCTGCACGTCGCCTCCGCCCACCGCTCACGCGCAGCGATGACGGTGTGTTCGACAGCGTTCGTTGCTTTGGCACGTAAGATGCAGGAACGCTGGGACATTCCATTTTTTGAGGGCTCCTTCTATGGCATTTCCGGCACCTCGGAGGCGCTCCGGCGGATCGCCGATCTGCTTGTAAGGAAAGGTGCCGACCCCTCGCTTTTGCGTCGCACGGAAATCCTTGTAGCGGAAGAAGAGGAAAAAGTGTGGAAGAGGCTGGAAGCCTACCGACCTCGCCTTGAGGGCAAGCGCGTGCTTCTAAATACAGGCGGCGTGAAATCATGGTCGGTCGTCCATGCCTTGATGGAGATCGGCATGGAGATCGTCGGCACATCAGTCAAGAAATCGACGCTCGAAGATAGAGAGCGAGTGAAACAGACCCTGAAGGAGGAGAACCTCCTGTTCGAGTCGATGTCGCCGCGCGAACTTTTCTCGCTTCTACTCGAGAGAAAGGCTGACATCATGCTGTCGGGCGGACGCACCCAGTATATAGCGCTAAAGGCAAAACTGCCCTGGCTCGACATCAACCAGGAGCGTCATCACGCTTACGCTGGCTATGAGGGAATGGTGCAACTTGCTCGACAAATTGACCTGGCAATCCACAATCCGATGTGGCCGCAGGTGCGCGAGCCGGCGCCATGGGAGCCGGCCTTGGTCGTTTAA
- the nifK gene encoding nitrogenase molybdenum-iron protein subunit beta — MPQSAEKTLDHAPLFCEPEYRKMLAKKKLKFECPHPDQVVSDQREFTKSWEYREKNLARQALVVNPAKACQPLGAVFAAAGFERTMSFVHGSQGCVAYYRSHLSRHFKEPSSVVSSSMTEDAAVFGGLKNMVDGLANTYKLYNPKMIAVSTTCMAEVIGDDLHGFIENAKSEGSVPRDFDVPFAHTPAFVGSHVDGYDSMVKGVLENFWKGTARSEATASVNIIPGFDGFCVGNNRELKRLLDLMQVTYMFIQDASDQFDTPSDGNFRMYDGGTKINDVKAALNAEGTLSLQYYNTRKTLDYCRAVGQATTSFRYPLGVEATDELLMAISDISTREIPEVIRLERGRLIDAMADSQAWLYGKKYAIYGDPDFVYGMARFIMETGGEPTHCLATNGTSAWEDEMKELLASSPFGKNAQVWPGKDLWALRSLLFTEPVDLLIGNSYGKYLERDTGTPLVRLTFPIFDRHHHHRFPLMGYQGGLRLLTAILDKIFDNLDRETMHAGVTDYSYDLTR, encoded by the coding sequence ATGCCGCAGTCAGCTGAGAAAACTCTCGACCACGCGCCCCTATTCTGCGAGCCGGAATACAGGAAGATGTTGGCCAAAAAAAAGCTGAAATTCGAGTGCCCACACCCGGATCAGGTCGTGTCGGACCAGCGCGAATTCACGAAGAGCTGGGAATACCGAGAGAAAAACTTGGCCCGCCAAGCCCTTGTCGTCAATCCAGCCAAAGCCTGCCAGCCCCTCGGTGCGGTGTTCGCAGCGGCGGGATTCGAGCGAACGATGTCGTTCGTCCATGGCAGCCAAGGTTGCGTTGCCTACTACAGATCGCACCTATCGCGCCATTTCAAGGAGCCGTCATCGGTGGTCTCGTCATCGATGACAGAAGACGCGGCTGTTTTTGGTGGCCTGAAAAATATGGTCGACGGTCTCGCCAACACGTACAAGCTCTATAACCCGAAGATGATCGCGGTGTCGACCACATGTATGGCAGAGGTCATCGGAGATGACCTGCATGGTTTTATCGAAAATGCCAAAAGTGAAGGTTCGGTCCCGCGCGATTTCGATGTCCCCTTTGCCCACACACCAGCCTTTGTCGGCAGCCATGTCGATGGCTACGACAGCATGGTAAAAGGTGTGCTGGAGAATTTCTGGAAGGGCACCGCGCGAAGTGAAGCCACCGCTTCTGTTAACATCATTCCTGGATTTGATGGCTTCTGCGTTGGGAACAATCGCGAATTAAAACGCCTGCTCGACTTGATGCAAGTGACTTACATGTTCATCCAGGACGCATCAGATCAGTTCGATACCCCCTCCGATGGTAACTTTCGTATGTATGACGGGGGGACCAAAATCAATGACGTGAAGGCGGCGTTGAACGCGGAGGGGACGTTGTCCCTGCAATATTACAACACTCGCAAGACGCTGGATTACTGCAGAGCCGTTGGACAAGCGACGACCTCCTTCCGCTATCCTCTTGGCGTCGAAGCTACCGACGAACTCCTGATGGCGATATCTGACATTTCCACGAGAGAAATTCCCGAGGTGATCCGTCTGGAGCGCGGGCGACTCATCGACGCGATGGCGGACAGCCAAGCTTGGCTGTATGGAAAAAAATACGCGATCTACGGCGATCCAGATTTCGTCTATGGGATGGCGCGCTTCATCATGGAAACCGGCGGCGAGCCAACCCACTGCCTTGCCACTAACGGCACCTCAGCTTGGGAGGACGAGATGAAGGAACTCCTCGCATCCTCGCCCTTCGGGAAGAATGCACAGGTTTGGCCAGGCAAAGATCTCTGGGCACTGCGCTCGCTACTTTTCACTGAGCCCGTGGATCTCCTGATAGGCAATTCTTATGGGAAGTATCTCGAACGGGACACCGGTACCCCACTGGTTCGGCTAACCTTTCCAATTTTTGACCGGCACCATCATCATCGATTCCCCCTCATGGGCTACCAGGGCGGACTGCGTCTTTTGACCGCGATCCTCGACAAGATCTTCGACAACCTCGATCGCGAAACAATGCACGCCGGTGTGACAGACTATTCGTATGACCTCACTCGCTAA
- the nifD gene encoding nitrogenase molybdenum-iron protein alpha chain, translating into MTFKYHNDSDFHAKLIADVLSQYPDKAAKRRSKHLSLATSEKDGNATSECEVKSNIKSVPGVMTIRGCAYAGSKGVVWGPIKDMVHISHGPVGCGQYSWSQRRNYYVGLTGIDTFVTMQFTSDFQEKDIVFGGDKKLEKVIDEIAELFPLSNGITLQSECPIGLIGDDIEAVARKKAKEHATTVVPVRCEGFRGVSQSLGHHIANDAIRDWVFDKKDIKFDPGPYDVNVIGDYNIGGDAWASRILLEEIGLRVVGNWSGDATLAEVERAPRAALNLIHCYRSMNYISRHMEEKYGIPWMEYNFFGHSQIDASLRNIAEHFGPEIQEKAEKVIAKYQPLVWAVIDKYWQRLSGKRVMLYVGGLRPRHVVTAYEDLGMEIVGTGYEFGHGDDYQRTGHYVKDGTLIYDDVTGYELEKFIEGIRPDLVGSGVKEKYPVQKMGIPFRQMHSWDYSGPYHGYDGFAIFARDMDMAINNPVWGLYDAPWKNDRILAAVAG; encoded by the coding sequence ATGACCTTCAAATACCACAATGACAGTGACTTCCATGCGAAGCTTATAGCGGATGTGCTCTCCCAATACCCGGACAAAGCAGCAAAGCGCCGCAGTAAGCACCTTAGCCTTGCAACGAGCGAAAAGGACGGAAACGCGACCAGCGAATGCGAGGTAAAGTCGAACATCAAGTCTGTTCCAGGCGTGATGACGATCCGCGGCTGCGCTTACGCCGGTTCAAAAGGTGTCGTCTGGGGACCAATCAAGGATATGGTTCACATTTCACACGGGCCTGTGGGTTGCGGTCAATATTCCTGGTCGCAACGTCGCAACTATTACGTCGGTCTGACAGGCATCGACACATTCGTGACGATGCAATTTACATCTGATTTTCAGGAAAAAGATATCGTTTTCGGTGGTGACAAGAAACTGGAAAAGGTCATCGATGAGATTGCTGAACTTTTCCCGCTAAGCAATGGCATCACCCTACAATCGGAATGTCCGATCGGTCTGATTGGCGACGATATTGAGGCCGTAGCGCGAAAGAAGGCCAAAGAACACGCGACGACCGTCGTGCCAGTACGCTGCGAAGGCTTCCGTGGCGTGTCGCAATCGCTTGGCCACCACATCGCCAACGACGCAATTCGAGATTGGGTCTTCGACAAGAAAGACATAAAATTCGATCCAGGTCCCTACGACGTAAATGTCATAGGCGACTATAACATTGGCGGCGACGCATGGGCCTCACGCATCCTGCTCGAGGAGATCGGATTGCGCGTGGTCGGCAACTGGTCCGGAGATGCAACTCTCGCCGAAGTGGAGCGCGCGCCGAGAGCGGCACTCAACCTCATTCACTGCTATCGGTCGATGAATTACATCTCCAGGCACATGGAGGAAAAATATGGCATCCCTTGGATGGAATATAATTTCTTTGGACACTCCCAAATCGATGCCTCGCTGCGCAACATTGCCGAACACTTCGGGCCGGAGATCCAAGAAAAAGCCGAAAAGGTCATAGCCAAATACCAACCCCTCGTTTGGGCCGTAATCGACAAATACTGGCAGCGCCTTTCCGGCAAACGGGTGATGCTCTACGTCGGGGGATTGCGTCCTCGTCACGTCGTCACCGCCTATGAGGACCTCGGGATGGAAATCGTAGGAACCGGTTACGAATTCGGTCACGGCGACGACTATCAGCGCACTGGCCATTATGTAAAAGATGGCACGCTGATCTACGACGATGTGACTGGCTATGAACTTGAGAAATTCATTGAGGGAATTCGGCCCGATCTCGTCGGGTCCGGCGTTAAAGAAAAATACCCGGTGCAGAAAATGGGCATTCCATTCCGTCAGATGCACTCCTGGGACTATTCTGGTCCGTATCACGGTTATGACGGCTTCGCAATTTTCGCTCGGGACATGGACATGGCCATCAACAATCCAGTTTGGGGTCTCTACGACGCGCCCTGGAAAAATGACCGCATTTTGGCGGCGGTTGCTGGGTGA